The genomic interval GTGCGCTGGAACGGTGGCGTCTCCTTTCCGATCCAGTCGGGCCACGGCTGCATCGGTTGCTCAGAAGATGGCTTCTGGGACAAGGGCTCGTTCTACGACCGCCTGACCAACATCAAGCAATTTGGCATCGAGAAAAATGCCGACCAGATCGGTATGGCGGCGGCTGGCGCCGTCGGCGCTGGGGTCGTCGCACATGCAGCGGTGACGGCGCTGAAGCGCTATGCCGGCAAACGCGAAGATGCGAACCGGCGTCACTGAGTGTTTTGAGGTAGGGCAAGAGTGGACCTCCAACACCCCCACGGGTTCAAGCCCGGCAAGCGCATCGTGGTCGATCCGGTGACCCGGATTGAAGGTCACATGCGGGTCGAGGTCAACATTGACTCCGACAACGTGATCCGCAACGCGGTCTCCTCGGGCACGATGTGGCGGGGCATCGAGATCATCCTGAACGGTCGCGATCCGCGCGACGCTTGGGCCTTCACCGAGCGGATCTGCGGCGTGTGCACCGGAACGCATGCGCTCACATCGGTCCGTGCGGTCGAGAACGCGCTCGGCATCGCCATTCCGGAGAATGCCAACTCGATCCGGAACATCATGCAGCTCTGCCTCCAGGTGCATGATCATCTCGTGCATTTTTATCACCTGCACGCGCTCGACTGGGTCGATCTGATGTCGGCGTTGAAGGCCGATCCAAAGGCGACCTCGGCGCTGGCGCAATCGATCTCGTCCTGGCCGTTGTCCTCTCCCGGCTATTTCAAGGACCTCCAGATCCGGCTGACAAAGTTCGTCGAGTCCGGTCAGCTCGGTCCGTTCAAGTACGGCTATTGGGGGCATGCCGCCTACAAGCTACCGCCGGAAGCGAACCTGATGGCTGTCGCCCATTATCTGGAAGCGCTCGATTTCCAGAAGGACATCGTCAAGATCCACGCCATATATGGAGGCAAGAATCCGCATCCCAACTGGCTGATCGGCGGGGTGCCCTGCGCGATCAATGTCGATGGCACCGGCGCGGTCGGCGCCATCAACATGGAGCGGCTGAACCTCGTCTCGTCGGTCATCGATCGCTGCATCGAGTTCACCGAAAAAGTCTACCTGCCCGACATCGTCACGATCGGCTCCTTCTACAAGGACTGGCTCTATGGCGGCGGGCTCTCCGGCAAGAGCGTGATGGCCTATGGCGACATTCCGGAGAACGCCAACGACTATTCTGCGAAGAACCTGAAACTGCCGCGCGGCGTGATCATCAACGGCAACCTTAACGAGGTGCTGCCGCTCGACCATGCCGATCCCGAGCAGATACAGGAATTTGTTAGTCACTCCTGGTACAAATATGACGACGAGTCAAAGGGCCGGCATCCCTGGGACGGCATCACCGAACCGAACTATGTGCTCGGTCCCAATGCGCGGGGCACCAAGACCGACATCAAGGAGCTTGACGAAGGCGGCAAGTATTCCTGGATCAAGGCTCCGCGGTGGCGCGGAAATGCCGTCGAGGTCGGGCCGCTCGCCCGTTACATCGTGGGCTGCGCGCAGAACAAGCCCGAATTCAAGGAGCCGACCGAAAAGCTGCTTAAGACGCTCGGCCTGCCGGCCAGCGCATTGTTTTCCACTCTCGGCCGCACCGCGGCACGCGCGCTGGAATGCGAATGGGCGGCCAACCAGATGCGCTATTTCCAGGACAAGCTGGTGGCACGCATTAAGGCGGGCGACTCTTCAACCGCCAATATCGACAAATGGGAGCCGGAGAGCTGGCCGAAGGAAGCCAGGGGCTATGGCTTCACCGAGGCGCCGCGTGGCGCGCTCGCGCACTGGATCAAGATCAAGGAGACTAAGATCGACAACTACCAGTGCGTGGTGCCGACCACCTGGAACGGATCGCCACGGGATCCCAAGGGCAACATTGGCGCCTTTGAAGCGGCGCTGATGGATACGCCGATGGCGGCGCCGGAACAGCCCCTGGAGATCCTACGTACGATCCACTCCTTCGATCCCTGCCTTGCGTGCTCGACCCACGTGATGAGCCCGGACGGTCAGGAAATGGCAGCCGTCAAAGTCAGGTAAAGAGGCAGGAACGTCATGATGGATGCAGGTTCACGTCCGGCGGCAGAGTCAGAGCTGGCCTCTGCCGTAATCGCGCTCGATGCCGCTGGCGAACAGACCGCCGCTCGGCCCACCATCTATGTCTACGAAGCGCCGGTGCGGATTTGCCACTGGGTGAATGCGTTGTCGATCCTGGTCCTTATGGTGAGCGGCTATCTGATCGGCACGCCGCCGCCGATGGTCGCGGCGTCCGGCAACTTTGTAATGGGCTACATCCGGTTTGCTCACTTCGCGGCGGCGCAGGTGCTCGTGGTGTTCTTTCTCGCCCGCATCCTATGGGCCGTCTTCGGGAACCATCACTCACGGCAGATTTTCTACATTCCGGTGCATCGCAAGCAGTTCTGGAAGGACGTACTGCACGAGATTCGCTGGTACGCCTTCCTGGAACGCGAGCCGAAGATTTATGTCGGCCACAATCCCCTGGCGCAGACGGCGATATTCACGGGCTTCACCCTGTTGGTCCCCTTCATGATCGTCACAGGTTTTGCGCTCTTTTCGGAAGGCGCGGGGATCGACAGCTGGCAGCACGCGCTATTCGGTTGGGTGTTCGACCTTTGGCCGAACAGTCAGGACGTTTACACTTGGCATCATCTTGGCATGTGGGCGCTCATCATATTCTTGATGGTCCATATCTATGCCGCCGTCCGCGAAGACATCATGTCGCACCAGAACATCATCTTCTCGATGATCTCGGGTGTACGTCGGTGCCGCGATAACAGGGGAAGAGGAGCGGTGCCGACATGTTCAAAGCCAAGGCGCGTCCTTTTGCTCGGTATCGGCAACATTCTTTGGGCAGATGAAGGGTTTGGGGTGCGTGCCGTGGAAGAATTTCATCACCGCTACGCCGTACCCGATGAGGTCACAATCCTGGACGGTGGTACCCAGGGGCTCCACCTCGTGAACTATCTTCAGGAATCCGACCGCCTGATCGTATTCGACGCGATCGATTATGGCCTGGAGCCTGGTCAGTTGAAGCTCGTGCGCGACGAGGAGGTGCCGCGTTTCACCGGCGTTAGGAAGATGAGCCTTCATCATACCGGATTTCAGGAAGTTATCAGTGCGTGTGACCTGCTCGGGGATTGCCCGAAACATCTCGTGTTGATCGGCTGCCAGCCGCTTGATCTCGATGACTGGGGTGGGCCCCTGACGTCGGACGTGCGTAATCAGATCGGCCCTGCGGTCGAGCTTGCCAGATTTATTCTGGTGGAGTGGGGCGTGCAGGTGACGCCGCGCATCACACCGTTACGGGAATCTGAATGGTTGCTCGCCAATGGTATCGATCACCAGCGTTACGAAGTGAGAGCGCGGACATAAACGGCGAGCGAGTTGTCGGAGACATCGCAGATGTGTCTTGGTTTGCCAATGACGATTATCGAAACCGACGGTATCTCTGCGCTTTGCGAGTTTCGTGGAAAGCGCCGTCGCGTCTGGGTGTTCTTGCTCTCCCGTCCGATTGCCTGCGCCAAGGTGCTTGTCCATGTCGACACTGCGATCCGGCTCTTGGATGATGAAGAGGCGCAGCTAATTGGCGATGCTATTGAAGGCATCGGCGCAGCGCTCAACGGCGAGGATTGCGACCGCTTCTTCGCCGACCTGATTGACCGCGAGCCGACGTTGCCCGTGCATCTACGGCTCGATCAGGCCTCTGGTCACCTTCGACTTCCTAATACGAGCCACGAGACAAGCACCGACCTTAAGAAAACGACTGTGAAGCTGGAAGACGATCCTGTGATCCATAAGATCATTGTCAGTCGTTCATGATAGCGATCGTTCCAACTAAAAACGGCCTCGTAGAATAACTGATCTGCTCAGATCTGGAGGACTGATGGAATTCCGCCTCGCACGACGCGACTGGTCCGTGCCCGATATCACTGCTCTTCGTTCTCCAGTCGTGTCCGATGAGGGTGCGGTGGCAGTGTTGATCCCGCACGCCTTGCCGAGGCGCCCGGCGTTCGCCTCGTTCTGCCTGAGTTGAACATGACTTTCGGAGGGTAGGTGCATGGCGTGGTTGTTGCGTGCAAGGCCAAGAAGGAGCTCGGTCAGCGCTATGGGCTGCGCGTGCGACCATAATGAACTGTCTCACCAAGGGAGAAACACTCGGATTGATCGCAAAATCCAGAACTGGTCGATTTATATCGTCCGCATAGCCAAGCTGACCAGGCGACCGCTCCGAGGCTCGACCGCAGGCGTAAAAACAATCGTCGCGTACTATAGGTCACACGGTGTCCGACTATGAATGCGGATTTCTTGACAGCGGCTGAAGACAAGGAGCCGCCGATGCGCGCCGAGGAAAGTCGGGACGCGGCGGGGGGCAGCCGGAGCGCCGCGGACTCCTTGGTGGGGCTTGCCATGCTCGATGGTGCCGGGCTCGCGAAGAGCTGCCCGAATGTTGTCGAGCTCTTGTCGAAGATCGCTGAAGCCATCGCAAGCCAGAAGGCAGATGCGCCCACGCAGCTGTTCCGGCTTGACGATCTCAATCATCTCGAACGCGAGCTCCTCGCTGACGTGATCGGTGAAGGTGAGGTGGCCGGCGTCGTCGCGCTGCCGGGTGGATCGCTGGTGCAGATCCAGGAAGCGGTACTTGCAGGCCTATGGCGCGTGCGGATTGAGACCGACTCTCTCCACGAGTATCTCGAGGTCGGAGCGATCCCGGAGATCGTGAAACGGGCGGCCGCGGATTTGACAGCCGCGAATTTTGAGATCGGCCAGCCGCCGGAGGGCGCCATGAACGTGCTGCCGGTGCTCGCCGAAATCCAGGAGCGGGCACCTGCCTGGCGGCCCGGCATGCACTCTCTGATCATCAACTTCACGCTGCTACCGATGAGCCCGGTCGACATGAGCTTCCTGCAGGAGACGATCAGGAACGGACCAATCCAGCTGGTCTCGCGCGGCTATGGTACCTGCCGCGTGCACGCGACCGGAATCCGCAATGTCTGGTCGGTGCAGTTCCTCAACGCCATGGACACCATCATCCTCGATACGCTCGAGGTCGGCGGCGTGCCGACGGTGGCGGTCGCGGCCGACGAGGATTTCGAGGATTCGGCTAAGCGGCTCAGGGAAATTATAGAGGTCTATTTCAATTGAGCGGGAGTGATAATTTCGGCGTGCGGCAGGATGTTACTGAGCTCGCGCGGCTCGAATGCAGCATGTGCTGGACCGTCTATGACCCCCTCGGCGCGCCCGCGACAAGTGCGTTCGACGACCGTAACTTCCTGCGCGGTGTACTGACGGAGTAGCGCGGATGAGCCTGGCCCTCCGCAACGAGATCGACATCACGGTGTGGCTCGCGGGGGGCTCGATCGCCGACGTTGCGATCCTGCCGCGCAGCCGGCCGCCCGTCATGCGCCTGTTTGCGGGCAGGCCGGCATCGTCAGTGCTCTCAGCGCTGCCTCGGCTGTTCTCGCTTTGCCTGGTCGCGCAGCAGGTGGCCTATCTGTCGGCCGCCGAAGCTGCGCGGGGTGAAGGCGCCACCGTAAAGACGGTGCAACGCCGTGTCACCGCAATCGTTGCAGAACGATTGACTGAATTGGTGCGCGGCCTGTTCGTCGGGCGGCTTGCGCTTGACGGCACCAGCGCTGCGGCCGTGCGCGCGGTGATGCAAGCGGCCACAGTTCTTGGCGGCGTCGCCAGCGAAGGCGATAGGGGGGTAGCAATGCGCGAGGCGGTGTCGCAAATCAGGTCCGCGCTGACCGAGCTCGGGATCTTGCGCGAAATTCAGTCACCGGAACCAGGCCGTGCACCGGCGGCGACGCGTCTTACGAGCTTCGATGGTGGGCCGCTGTCGCTTCCGACTATCGAGCAGTCATTCCTGTCTGCTGCTGATGACCTGGACGTCGTTGGGCGGTTGCTCATCGAGGGCGCGAGCTTTTCCGGCGCGCCCGAACTTCACGGTCGCATTCCGGAGACAGGTGTCTGGGCCCGCAGGGCCGGACGCGAGCAGATTGTGCCGCTGGATTCTGGTCCAGCCGAGCGCCTCAAGGCGCGCGTCGCCGAAGTGGCTCGTCTCTTCGCCTGGCTTGACGGCGCCGAGGGGGATCTCGAAGACGGCGTTATCGCCAGCTATTCCCTCGGTACCCGCAGGGGCGCGGCCGCGGTCGAATGTGCACGCGGCCGACTCTACCATGCGATCGAGCTCGACGACGAGGACCGGATCGTACGCTTTGAATTACTGGCGCCGACCGAATGGAATTTCCACGCTCGTGGGCCGCTGGTCCAGAGCCTCAAGGGCTCGCTGCTCGGCGCCGGCCCGCGCGGACAGGACGCGGTTCGTACCCTCGTCGGGTCGTTTGACCCTTGCGTCGGCTTCAGCCTCAACTTCCACGAGGTCGGCCGTGCATGAGATGGCGCTGTGCGAGGGCATCATTGGAATCGTTGAGGAAGAGGCGCGAAATCGCTCGTTCTCGCGGGTGAAGGCCGTGTGCCTCGAGATCGGCGCGCTCAGTCACGTCGCACCGGAGGCAATCAAATTCTGCTTCGAGGCCGTCGCTGTGCGGACCATCGCGCAGGGCGCAAGGCTCGAGATCATCGCGACGCCGGGGATCGCATGGTGCATGGCTTGTTCGAAAAGCGTCGAGATCAAGCAACGTTACGAACCGTGTCCATCCTGCGGCAGCCATCAATTGCAGGTGACCGGCGGTGAGGAAATGCGCGTGAATAAACTGGAGGTCGCCTGATGTGTACGGTCTGCGGTTGCAACGACGCCAAGACGTCTATCGAGTACGTTCGTGATGAACATCACGAGCATGACCACGATAGCCGTCATCACCATCATGCACACCAGCATGATCATCCTCACCATCACCACGAGGCCGGATTCCACGATCATGTGCACGACGATGCGGGGCTTCTCGATTGCAGCGCCAAGGCCGCGGGCCAGCAGATCGCGGGCATGAGCAGCGACCGTATCATCCAAGTTGAGCGCGACATTCTCGGCAAGAACGACCGCCTCGCCGCCGAAAACCGTGCCCGCTTCCGCGCCGACGACGTACTTGCTTTCAACCTTGTCTCGAGCCCCGGCGCCGGCAAGACTTCGCTGCTGGTCCGCGCCGTGTCCGAGTTGAAGCACAGCTTTCTAATCGGCGTGATCGAAGGTGATCAGCAGACCTCCCACGATGCAGAGCGCATTCGCGCCACTGGCGTGCCGGCCATCCAGGTCAACACCGGAAAGGGCTGTCACCTCGATGCCGCCATGGTCGGTGAGGCCTATGAGCGGCTGCGCCCGCTTAACGGCGGCATTCTCTTCATCGAGAACGTCGGCAACCTTGTTTGTCCCGCGGCGTTCGATCTCGGTGAAGCCTGCAAGATCGTGGTGCTCTCGACCACGGAGGGCGAGG from Bradyrhizobium arachidis carries:
- a CDS encoding hydrogenase expression/formation C-terminal domain-containing protein; the protein is MNADFLTAAEDKEPPMRAEESRDAAGGSRSAADSLVGLAMLDGAGLAKSCPNVVELLSKIAEAIASQKADAPTQLFRLDDLNHLERELLADVIGEGEVAGVVALPGGSLVQIQEAVLAGLWRVRIETDSLHEYLEVGAIPEIVKRAAADLTAANFEIGQPPEGAMNVLPVLAEIQERAPAWRPGMHSLIINFTLLPMSPVDMSFLQETIRNGPIQLVSRGYGTCRVHATGIRNVWSVQFLNAMDTIILDTLEVGGVPTVAVAADEDFEDSAKRLREIIEVYFN
- the hypA gene encoding hydrogenase maturation nickel metallochaperone HypA, translating into MHEMALCEGIIGIVEEEARNRSFSRVKAVCLEIGALSHVAPEAIKFCFEAVAVRTIAQGARLEIIATPGIAWCMACSKSVEIKQRYEPCPSCGSHQLQVTGGEEMRVNKLEVA
- a CDS encoding HyaD/HybD family hydrogenase maturation endopeptidase, with the translated sequence MPTCSKPRRVLLLGIGNILWADEGFGVRAVEEFHHRYAVPDEVTILDGGTQGLHLVNYLQESDRLIVFDAIDYGLEPGQLKLVRDEEVPRFTGVRKMSLHHTGFQEVISACDLLGDCPKHLVLIGCQPLDLDDWGGPLTSDVRNQIGPAVELARFILVEWGVQVTPRITPLRESEWLLANGIDHQRYEVRART
- a CDS encoding nickel-dependent hydrogenase large subunit → MSLALRNEIDITVWLAGGSIADVAILPRSRPPVMRLFAGRPASSVLSALPRLFSLCLVAQQVAYLSAAEAARGEGATVKTVQRRVTAIVAERLTELVRGLFVGRLALDGTSAAAVRAVMQAATVLGGVASEGDRGVAMREAVSQIRSALTELGILREIQSPEPGRAPAATRLTSFDGGPLSLPTIEQSFLSAADDLDVVGRLLIEGASFSGAPELHGRIPETGVWARRAGREQIVPLDSGPAERLKARVAEVARLFAWLDGAEGDLEDGVIASYSLGTRRGAAAVECARGRLYHAIELDDEDRIVRFELLAPTEWNFHARGPLVQSLKGSLLGAGPRGQDAVRTLVGSFDPCVGFSLNFHEVGRA
- the hypB gene encoding hydrogenase nickel incorporation protein HypB, with protein sequence MCTVCGCNDAKTSIEYVRDEHHEHDHDSRHHHHAHQHDHPHHHHEAGFHDHVHDDAGLLDCSAKAAGQQIAGMSSDRIIQVERDILGKNDRLAAENRARFRADDVLAFNLVSSPGAGKTSLLVRAVSELKHSFLIGVIEGDQQTSHDAERIRATGVPAIQVNTGKGCHLDAAMVGEAYERLRPLNGGILFIENVGNLVCPAAFDLGEACKIVVLSTTEGEDKPLKYPDMFASSSLMLINKIDLAPVLDFDLPRTIEYARRVNPRIEVLTVSARTGEGFPAFYVWIRRQAAKVGPTAAAAAE
- a CDS encoding nickel-dependent hydrogenase large subunit — its product is MDLQHPHGFKPGKRIVVDPVTRIEGHMRVEVNIDSDNVIRNAVSSGTMWRGIEIILNGRDPRDAWAFTERICGVCTGTHALTSVRAVENALGIAIPENANSIRNIMQLCLQVHDHLVHFYHLHALDWVDLMSALKADPKATSALAQSISSWPLSSPGYFKDLQIRLTKFVESGQLGPFKYGYWGHAAYKLPPEANLMAVAHYLEALDFQKDIVKIHAIYGGKNPHPNWLIGGVPCAINVDGTGAVGAINMERLNLVSSVIDRCIEFTEKVYLPDIVTIGSFYKDWLYGGGLSGKSVMAYGDIPENANDYSAKNLKLPRGVIINGNLNEVLPLDHADPEQIQEFVSHSWYKYDDESKGRHPWDGITEPNYVLGPNARGTKTDIKELDEGGKYSWIKAPRWRGNAVEVGPLARYIVGCAQNKPEFKEPTEKLLKTLGLPASALFSTLGRTAARALECEWAANQMRYFQDKLVARIKAGDSSTANIDKWEPESWPKEARGYGFTEAPRGALAHWIKIKETKIDNYQCVVPTTWNGSPRDPKGNIGAFEAALMDTPMAAPEQPLEILRTIHSFDPCLACSTHVMSPDGQEMAAVKVR